Genomic segment of Deltaproteobacteria bacterium:
GCTATTTTATGTTCTTCCCCTCTTGGTATAACCCGTATTGCCTGCGGAACTTGAATGCACGCCTTTTCGCACAAACCGCAGCCAACGCATTTGTCTGTCACAANNNNNNNNNNNNNNNNNNNNNNNNNNNNNNNNNNNNNNNNNNNNNNNNNNNNNNNNNNNNNNNNNNNNNNNNNNNNNNNNNNNNNNNNNNNNNNNNTACATAGCATGCATCCCTGCTCTCTCGGCACTATATAAGGCGTTCCAATGTTTGATATTCCTCCATCAAGACCAACAAATTTTATCGCCTTATTCGGGCAGACCTCACCGCATATAAAACACCGGATGCACCTGCCTGCAAATTCATTTTCAGATATGGAACCGGGCGGGCGCAGATAGGCCTTTGCAGAGGCAGCCTTTTTCAGCAAAAAACCGCCGAATACTATAGCGCTGCCTAATATCAACGAGCCTTTTAGAAATATTCTTCTTGTGATATTTTCAAACATAAAATGATATTGGGCAAGAGGCGATAAATACGGGCAATAGGCGATAGGCTATAGGTGAAGGGTTTTTATAGCCCATAGCCTAATAACCCATTGCCTGTATTTATCGCCCATAGCCCATTGCCTATAGCCTGATTTTAAAACAACGGATGAAATGTCCTCCCTGTATCAAACGGCACCTGATCCCCAAGTATCTTCCACTTGCCATCCTCTTTTATAATATTGTGGGCGCCCAGACTCCATGAGTCAATTATTATTGATTCTTCTATCTCTCCGGGAATTGGGTTTTTGGGTTTACCCATTAAAGTCCCTTCGCACCTCATCCTTGCAAAGTTGCCTGAAACCTCTATTGAAAATATAGGATGTGCCAGTTCCAGATTCGTAAAGTTGTTGATAATCGTTTGCCACTGCTTCTTCGCATCATTTGCCTCTCTGCCTGAATTTATATAGTTTTTTGAAAAATTTTGCATAATACCTTCAATATCCCCTTTTTTGGCAAGAACTATAAGGTTGTCAAAGACAGCCTTGATTTCCTTAAATTCTACCGAATCCCTCTTTAGATGTTTATATGTATCCCGGGCAGGTATTTTGACAGGTTCTCCTGCAAATGAAAATGAAACAGAGGCAAAAACAATTATAACCAGCATTAAGATAATCCTTTTCATAGATGCTCCTCCTATAATTTAGGCTATAGGCAATGGGCAATAGGCAATAGGAAAAACTAGAACCTATAGCCCATAGCCTATTTACCCATTGCCTGTTTTTAGAACTTCAGCACATCAATATTCTTGGGATTAAACCCCTCATCCTCGCTCTTTTTTCTGCCCGCAGGATGCTCTTTTTCATGCTCTTTTTCTACATCCTCCAGTCTATTTATAGTATCGTCAGTAAGGGCGCGGGACTCTATCTTTTCAGTATCAAACTGCCACTGAGGCCCCCCGGTCTGGGATGGTATCTCCTGTTTTTCTCCTAAGGATGCCTCTATCAATGCCTTTTCTCCCTGATATACTATTGCTATTGCCTTCTGCGGAACAGGACACACCTCCACACATAGACTGCACCCTACACACTGGGCAGGGTGGAATGTGGGCGCATTAGGCATTGGCGCATTCCTGTCTCCTGTTGTTATAGCCTTTCCTTTATATGGACAAACCTCATAGCATGCCCAGCACAAACTTACCTTGGTCCATGCGTAGCAAACCCTTTTGTCAAGTATGGCAATGCCCATATTCTGCGGCTGACCCATTACAAGTTTATCAAATACAATCTTATTATCAGCAGGTATCTTTTCAAGGGCGTCTGTAGGACATATTGCATTGCAGAATTCTTTCTCTCTGGTAAGACATAAATCGCATCCTGTAACCTCTGGTATTATGAACGGTGTATCCGCAGCCCTGCCTCTTTCTCTGCCTAAGACCTTTATAGCCTGCAAAGGACATGTCTCAACGCACAGATAGCACTTAATGCACTTCTTTAAAAAGTCTTCTTCACCCCTTGCACCCGGCGGTCTTACAAAAAAGTCCTTTTCACCGCCCTTCATGCTGACTATTTTTTTGGAAACAGTCCAGAGCGGCTTGAATCTGTATTCTGTGCCAAAATTAAACAGCAGCGCAAAAGAACTTAAGCCGGTTGCTGTAACAAAACCCTTAAAAATATCTTTTATAAAATCCCTTCTTGTTGGTTTAGTGTTGTCATTGCCCGACTTGTTCGGGCAATCCAGTTGTAATTTCTTCATATAAATCCTTCCAATCGGGGTTTACTTCTTCAATTAGATTTAACTTCCATTTTCTATTATATTTTTTTAACCTCTTCTCTCTTTTTATGGCATTTTCCGGATCGTTGTACTGCTCATAATAAACAAGTTTATTTACATTGTATTCTTTTGTAAAACCATCTACGAATTTATTTTTGTGTTCCCAGACTCTTTTAATTAAATCCGATGTGATTCCTATGTACAAAGTTCCATTTCTTTGGCTTGCTAGAATATAAACATAATAATACTTTTCCATTTTTCTGGATTCCGTCCCCCGACTTGATCGGGGGAACAAGCCGGGGAACTGGTTAAGTTTGTATAGTCATTGCCCGACTTGTTCGGGCAATCCAGTCGTAATTTCTTCGTATAAATCCATTTTTCTGGATTCCCCGGATAAACCGGGGAATGACAAATAAAAATTTTGTCCTTAATTACTCGCCTTCCTGAACTCTTCCTTTTCTTCATTCCGTTCCCTTATTACCCCACCCCTTTGCCATGGAAATACTATTGAATACTTAAGGGCATCGGGTTTACACTTTGAAACACATTTTCCGCAATTGTCGCATTCCATGCCCATTTTGCCGCGCATAGGGTCAAGACCGAATTCACATGCAAGGTTGCATTTGCCGCAGTCATCGCAAATCTGCCTGTCAATAGTAATCTGAACAAGCCTCTTTGCGCCCATTAAAGACCATAATGCCCCGCCCGGGCAGAAATATCTGCACCATGCCCGCTGTGAAATAGATATCTCAAATATAAATATCAAAACCAGCATAACAGCGCCAGTGCCAACAGAACCAAAATATATAAGGTGAATGAGTTCTCTGTTTAAGAGGATAGGAGGGTATATAAATGAAAAAACCTGAACGCCAAGAACAAGAGAAAGCACAGCGCCTACTATCAGCATCATATATTTATTTAATCTGGCAAAACTGACATTAAATGTGTTTATCCCCACCTTCCTCAACAATGTTCTAATCTTGCTGTTTAATTCAAACATCAAGTTCATTGGACAGAGCCATCCGCAATAGACCCTGCCTAATAAGAGTGTGAGCAAAACCAGCGGCACAATGGATATAAATAATTTTGAATAAAAATCCAAACTCCCAAAGAGCGAGCCTACAAATGTAAGCGGGTCAGATATGTTGAAGTCCTTTATGGTTACAGACCAGAAAAGACTCCCTTTTAATGCCCTTGCGGTCTTTATCGGGTCATCACTTATGTATCTGACAATCCTGTCTATCTGGTCAAAGAATCTCTGCCAACCTTCGCCATCCACCATTGCAAGGCGATAATTTTCTGCAAGGACACCGTAAAGGCTCAAAAACGGGATAAATATTATCAGGACAATGCCTGATACCTGAATTGTGCGGCGGATAATTTGAAGCATGATACCCTCTTTGTAGGCTAGCGGATTTATCGGCGCATGTAACTCAAACCTTCAGGTTTGATATTCTCAAGGCTAAAGCCTTGAGTTACGATTTATTTTATAAATACTCCGCCCGGCGGTGTGCCAAAAATCTCCTCATCGCTCGGCGGTCTCTCATCTGTGCGAGGTCTGGACTTTATCTGGCGCTCGTCAAACGCCCATCTGTATGTCTGCCCTTCATCTGTAATACCCTCATATTTTTTAAGCGCCTCCATATCCCTTCCATTCACCAGTTTTACAGCCCTTTCCCTCTGCGGAAGTGGACATATATCCACGCACAAACCGCAGCCCACACACTTGTCGGCAAAAAAATTAGGGGCATTGGCAGGGTGCACAGCCCTCCTGTCTCCTGCAACAACAGCGCCTTTATATGTATAAGGGCAAATCTCCCAGCAAAGACCGCAGGCATTTGCGCCGTACCATGGATAGCATATCCTTCTGTCCAGTA
This window contains:
- a CDS encoding 4Fe-4S dicluster domain-containing protein, which encodes MKKLQLDCPNKSGNDNTKPTRRDFIKDIFKGFVTATGLSSFALLFNFGTEYRFKPLWTVSKKIVSMKGGEKDFFVRPPGARGEEDFLKKCIKCYLCVETCPLQAIKVLGRERGRAADTPFIIPEVTGCDLCLTREKEFCNAICPTDALEKIPADNKIVFDKLVMGQPQNMGIAILDKRVCYAWTKVSLCWACYEVCPYKGKAITTGDRNAPMPNAPTFHPAQCVGCSLCVEVCPVPQKAIAIVYQGEKALIEASLGEKQEIPSQTGGPQWQFDTEKIESRALTDDTINRLEDVEKEHEKEHPAGRKKSEDEGFNPKNIDVLKF
- a CDS encoding 4Fe-4S binding protein; translation: MLQIIRRTIQVSGIVLIIFIPFLSLYGVLAENYRLAMVDGEGWQRFFDQIDRIVRYISDDPIKTARALKGSLFWSVTIKDFNISDPLTFVGSLFGSLDFYSKLFISIVPLVLLTLLLGRVYCGWLCPMNLMFELNSKIRTLLRKVGINTFNVSFARLNKYMMLIVGAVLSLVLGVQVFSFIYPPILLNRELIHLIYFGSVGTGAVMLVLIFIFEISISQRAWCRYFCPGGALWSLMGAKRLVQITIDRQICDDCGKCNLACEFGLDPMRGKMGMECDNCGKCVSKCKPDALKYSIVFPWQRGGVIRERNEEKEEFRKASN
- a CDS encoding GIY-YIG nuclease family protein, which codes for MEKYYYVYILASQRNGTLYIGITSDLIKRVWEHKNKFVDGFTKEYNVNKLVYYEQYNDPENAIKREKRLKKYNRKWKLNLIEEVNPDWKDLYEEITTGLPEQVGQ
- a CDS encoding 4Fe-4S dicluster domain-containing protein, which gives rise to MLKKAASAKAYLRPPGSISENEFAGRCIRCFICGEVCPNKAIKFVGLDGGISNIGTPYIVPREQGCMLC
- a CDS encoding 4Fe-4S binding protein; the protein is VTDKCVGCGLCEKACIQVPQAIRVIPRGEEHKIAFYENYQMPIYDEHLPGMPPGH